One Kaistella polysaccharea DNA segment encodes these proteins:
- a CDS encoding NAD(P)H-quinone oxidoreductase has protein sequence MKAIHITKSGGPEVLQLQETPKPTPAENQVLIKVKAAGVNRSDIITRQNTATYGKGSPTTLIPGLEVSGEITEIGSAVKDKKVGDKVCALIADGGYAEYVTVDSSHCLPIPEGIGLTDAAAIPETVFTVWFNVFHLGKLQPREKLLIHGGTSGIGTMGLQMAKAWGCKTYSTAGTDEKVDFLQKMGVDKVINYKKEAFEEFLKDEKIDVILDMVGGDYTQKNLEILNKKGRLCYINGMKSMDVNINLLTIMAKNLTVTGSFLKPQTADVKTQIAKDVEKNIWPMFHSKEIHPIIYKTFPLAEAAEAHRLMESSEHIGKILLTMD, from the coding sequence ATGAAAGCAATCCATATCACAAAATCCGGTGGACCGGAAGTTTTACAATTACAGGAAACTCCAAAACCAACACCGGCAGAAAATCAGGTGCTTATTAAAGTAAAAGCCGCAGGAGTCAATCGCAGCGATATTATCACGCGACAAAACACAGCCACTTACGGCAAAGGTTCGCCGACCACTTTAATTCCCGGCTTAGAAGTTTCGGGCGAAATAACAGAAATCGGTTCCGCCGTAAAAGATAAAAAAGTCGGCGATAAAGTCTGCGCACTCATTGCAGACGGCGGTTATGCCGAATATGTAACAGTCGACAGTTCCCACTGTCTTCCCATTCCCGAAGGAATCGGTTTGACCGACGCGGCGGCAATTCCCGAAACGGTTTTTACGGTTTGGTTTAACGTCTTTCATTTGGGCAAACTTCAACCGCGTGAAAAATTATTGATCCACGGCGGAACCAGCGGCATCGGAACCATGGGCTTGCAAATGGCAAAAGCGTGGGGCTGCAAAACCTACTCTACTGCAGGAACGGATGAAAAAGTGGATTTCCTCCAAAAAATGGGCGTTGACAAAGTCATCAACTACAAAAAAGAGGCTTTCGAAGAATTTCTGAAAGACGAGAAAATCGATGTCATCTTAGACATGGTCGGTGGAGATTACACCCAAAAGAATCTCGAAATTCTGAATAAAAAAGGCCGACTTTGTTACATCAACGGCATGAAAAGCATGGATGTGAATATTAATCTGCTCACCATTATGGCGAAGAATCTCACGGTGACGGGAAGTTTTCTAAAACCCCAAACCGCCGACGTAAAAACCCAGATCGCCAAAGACGTCGAAAAAAATATCTGGCCGATGTTTCATTCAAAAGAAATTCATCCCATCATCTACAAAACCTTCCCGCTCGCTGAAGCGGCCGAAGCCCACCGATTAATGGAAAGCAGCGAACATATCGGTAAGATTTTGTTGACGATGGATTAG